TGCGGTGAAGTAGTGAGTTAGTGACTGAGTGAGTGGGATACGGCAAAAGTACGGACTTCGGAGGTTCCGACTTTTTATCATTTGTCATCCTGGTTGCGCCAGGGCAAAATCCTGTACCGGCAGGCAAGAAATTAGCCGCTAGCCACTTACCCGATTAGCCCTGACCCAAGCGACTTACGTACCAGCTCAACGATGCCAGCGAAGCCGGAGTAAGCGCGCCGTGCGGTATCTTTGTGGCCCCCACCCCCACCCTCTTCCCTTAAGTCAACATGCACTCTACTCCCAGCGACACCATCCTCGTTATTGGCGCCGGCGGCCAGCTTGGCCTCGAACTCACCCACGAACTGCGCCAGCGCTACGGTGCCTCCAACGTGGTAGCGGCCGACGTGCGGGCTCCCAAAGATGCTGCCACCCAGGAAAGCGGCCCTTTCGAGCTGCTCGACGTGCTGGACAAAAACCGCCTGGAAGAAGTAATGCGCCAGTACAAGCCCAAGCAGGTCTACCACTTGGCGGCCCTGCTCTCGGCCACGGCCGAGAAGAACCCCAAGTTTGGCTGGCAGCTCAACATGGACGGCCTGTTTCACGTGCTTGATGCCTCCGTCGACCTGGGTGTGCAGCGCGTGTACTGGCCCAGCAGCATTGCCGTCTTCGGCCCTGATACGCCCCGCGACAACACGCCCCAGCTTACCGTGATGAACCCCAACACGGTGTATGGCATCAGCAAGCTGGCCGGGGAGCAGTGGTGCGAGTGGTACTTCCGCAAGCACGGCCTCGACGTACGCAGCCTGCGCTACCCTGGCCTGATCGGCTACAAGAGCCTGCCCGGCGGGGGCACCACCGATTACGCCGTCGACATTTACCACAAAGCCGTAGCGGGCCAGAACTACGAGTGTTTCCTGCAGGAAAACACCTACCTGCCGATGATGTACATGCCCGACGCACTGAAGGCTACCCTGGACCTGATGCACGCCCCGGCCGAGCAAATCAAGATTCGCAGCTCCTACAACCTGGGCGCCATGAGCTTCAGCCCCAAGGAAATTACGGCCAGCATCCAGCGCCACCTGCCCGACTTCCAGGTCAGCTACCAGCCCGACTCCCGCCAGCAGATTGCCGACTCCTGGCCCGCCAGCATCGACGACAGCCGCGCCCGCCAGGACTGGGGCTGGCAGCCCGACTTCGACCTCGACAAGATGACCCAGGACATGCTGCTCCATCTCAAGCAACAGCTCCAGCCGGCCTAGCCTTTCCATAGTAGTCATTCTGAGGCGCAGGCGAAAGACCTTCCTCGCCTACCCTGCGCAGGTAGTACCAACACATAAAAGCCCTTTACCAGCGCATGGTAAAGGGCTTTTTACATTTACTAAGCCTTATCAGAACATGTAGGCAGGTCCTTCGGCTGCGCCTCAGGATGACCAATGAAAATACCCCTACCCTACTTGCTTCTTCTCTTCCGGCTTGCGCTTCGGAATCTTCGGAATATTCGCGTGCCGGGGCACGTTGAAGAGCCAGGACGTGATGAGCGGCACCACGAAAAAGCCCACTGTCAGCAGCGTAAGGCCCACATCTGCCACGTGCCCGCCCAAAAACACGCTAAACGGGTGCGTAGGTAGGTAATGCTCAAACAAGGACAGCATCAGCTTCAGGCCCAGCACCCCGATAACCAAAAAGGCCGCCGTTTCCAGAAACGGGTATTTGGCCATGAGCAGCACGAAAGCCTGGGCCACCAGGCGCATGGCCAAAATACCGATAAACACGCCCAGGCAAATCAGAATCAGGTTATCGGTGAAGGCTACCACGGCAAACACGTTGTCGATGCTGAAGGCCAGGTCCATGAGCTCAATCAGGGCTACGGTGGCCCAGAACTTGCCAAACAGGCCCAAGGTGCGCTTGTAGAGCCAGCTTTTCTCCTTATCGATTTCCTCGCCGTCCTCATTGGTGCTGGAGCGCTTGGGCTTGAATTGGTTGTAGGCCAGATATACCAAATAGAGGCCACCCAGCGGCTTCAAAAACCAGAACTCAATCAGGAAAGAGGCAAACAGGATGCAGAGCCCCCGGAACACGTAGGCCCCGATAATACCGTAGCGCAGGGCCTTCTGGCGCTGTTCCTTAGGCAAATCCCCGACCATCGTAGCCAGCACCGCCGCATTATCCACCGACAGCAGGCTCTCAATAATGACCAGGTTGCCGACAATAGCGGCGGCGGCTAACGGGTTATCAAGGATTTGTTGAACGTGTGCATTCATAGCAGAAAGAAAGTAATACGCCGGGGGCGCTTCTGATACGCGCCGCAGTAGCTACGCAGTTGCCGGTCCAAACAAAGGTATACTGCCAAAATAAAACCTCCCACCAACGAATAACTGACAACTACCAACTAACAATTTCCCCGTAAGCCCGTCAGAACCTTCCGCGCACCACTTTGCTCCCATGATTGTAAACCTAACCCCCGACGGCTGGCAGATTATCTACCAACAAGCTCACGCCCTGCTGGCAGCCCAGCTAGCCTGGCAGTGGCAGCCCTTCGGCCCCACCGACCGGTGGGTGGGCCTGCTGGCTGCCATTGCTCAGCACGACGACGAGCAGGAACGCTGGGATGGGCACTACGGCCTGACGCCAGCCGGCGCCCCGGCCAACTTTACCATGAAGGATTTCTCCCTCGACCAAGCTACCGGCGTCATGCGGGCAGCCCGCTTCCAGGGCCAGTGGCGCAGCCTGCTCACCAGTATGCACCTGAGCTTCCTCTACGAAAGCCTGCGCGGCCAGCAACCGGAAATTGACCAGTTTCTCGACGAGCAGAAAGCCGGCCAGCAGCACTGGCGCCGGAGTCTGAAAGTCACGAAAGCCGAAGCCCAGCAAGCCTACGACCTGATGCAGTGGTGCGACCGACTCAGCCTCATTCTCTGCCGGCAGGAGCTGCCCGAAATGGGCCGCCACCTCGAAATCAGCACCGGGCCCGACGGGCAGCGCCACGAGGTAGTCCAGCCCACTGCCGGTGGCCCGGTCACGGTGACGCCCTGGCCGTTTGCCACCAAGGAGTTTTCGGTGAGCGTGGAAGCCTGCCAGCTGCGCCAATTGCAGTTCAAAGACGATGAGGAATTGAGCCGCGCCCTGCGCGAAGCCCCCATCGTGACGCTGCGCTGGGATTTTGTGAAGTAACCAACTACTCCAGCCGGGCAATGGGCGTCGGGTTCTGCATT
Above is a genomic segment from Hymenobacter cellulosivorans containing:
- a CDS encoding TerC family protein, producing MNAHVQQILDNPLAAAAIVGNLVIIESLLSVDNAAVLATMVGDLPKEQRQKALRYGIIGAYVFRGLCILFASFLIEFWFLKPLGGLYLVYLAYNQFKPKRSSTNEDGEEIDKEKSWLYKRTLGLFGKFWATVALIELMDLAFSIDNVFAVVAFTDNLILICLGVFIGILAMRLVAQAFVLLMAKYPFLETAAFLVIGVLGLKLMLSLFEHYLPTHPFSVFLGGHVADVGLTLLTVGFFVVPLITSWLFNVPRHANIPKIPKRKPEEKKQVG
- a CDS encoding NAD-dependent epimerase/dehydratase family protein, whose protein sequence is MHSTPSDTILVIGAGGQLGLELTHELRQRYGASNVVAADVRAPKDAATQESGPFELLDVLDKNRLEEVMRQYKPKQVYHLAALLSATAEKNPKFGWQLNMDGLFHVLDASVDLGVQRVYWPSSIAVFGPDTPRDNTPQLTVMNPNTVYGISKLAGEQWCEWYFRKHGLDVRSLRYPGLIGYKSLPGGGTTDYAVDIYHKAVAGQNYECFLQENTYLPMMYMPDALKATLDLMHAPAEQIKIRSSYNLGAMSFSPKEITASIQRHLPDFQVSYQPDSRQQIADSWPASIDDSRARQDWGWQPDFDLDKMTQDMLLHLKQQLQPA
- a CDS encoding DUF3891 family protein gives rise to the protein MIVNLTPDGWQIIYQQAHALLAAQLAWQWQPFGPTDRWVGLLAAIAQHDDEQERWDGHYGLTPAGAPANFTMKDFSLDQATGVMRAARFQGQWRSLLTSMHLSFLYESLRGQQPEIDQFLDEQKAGQQHWRRSLKVTKAEAQQAYDLMQWCDRLSLILCRQELPEMGRHLEISTGPDGQRHEVVQPTAGGPVTVTPWPFATKEFSVSVEACQLRQLQFKDDEELSRALREAPIVTLRWDFVK